In Nitrosococcus oceani ATCC 19707, the following proteins share a genomic window:
- a CDS encoding sensor histidine kinase, whose product MVQLVTRIAKHLNYGYIRYLTLGGLLLLSFYLLAAALEDSAHFGRLYFIVLGVNILALLLLLFFIGTNLIQLIRGYRERQPGSRLTVRVAAMFISLTFIPLIIVFSFSLQFLHRGIESWFDVQVEKALEDSLELSRTAFGIRMRTLLKQTQLMAATLAELPLEKAAYSLQELRYISGAHELTLLNTRGQVITSATHDPETIVPDHPNDVILFQLRQGQDYVALDPVGDSGLHLRAVVNLPATRTDTEALILQALFPIADRLSTLADSVQDAYDQYKQLAYLRRPLIYSFTLTLSLIVLLTLLAAVWTAFFLARRLASPVTDLAQGTRAVARGDYDTQLPSHSHDELGFLVDSFNQMTRRLSQARDSAHASQQQLEKQRRYLKAVLGSLSSGVITLDNAQRIRTANITAGEILSVDLRRYTGQVLEKIARHHPEVQEFIELLHPYLKSCHQEWRKEIIRHQENGRQFLMCRGAPLPGDAGQVIVFDDATAFVQAQRNAAWGEVARRLAHEIKNPLTPIQLSAERLRRKYLKLLPTDQIQPLDRLTHTIIAQVEAMKEMVNAFSEYARNPALQQQSLDFNSLVKEVLELYRGDENKLYIETQLAPQPLWLLADPSRLRQLLHNLLKNALEAMANSPKTPHITVQTRYREDKKREWVELQIIDQGPGIPPELYQNLFEPYVSTRPKGTGLGLAIVKRIVEEQGGHVAARNPPGGGACLIIQLPCQTASQPLLEIHR is encoded by the coding sequence ATGGTTCAGTTGGTTACTCGAATCGCCAAACATCTAAACTACGGCTATATCCGTTACCTCACCTTGGGAGGACTGCTCCTGCTCTCTTTTTATCTGCTAGCTGCTGCCCTCGAAGATTCAGCTCATTTCGGCCGCCTTTACTTCATCGTACTTGGAGTTAATATCCTGGCCCTGTTGCTGCTGCTCTTTTTTATTGGTACTAATCTGATCCAGTTAATTCGAGGATACCGGGAACGCCAACCTGGTTCGCGGCTCACCGTGCGGGTAGCCGCCATGTTTATTTCCCTAACTTTCATTCCCTTGATCATTGTATTTTCCTTCTCATTACAATTTTTACACCGAGGCATTGAAAGCTGGTTTGATGTGCAAGTGGAAAAAGCCCTTGAAGATTCCCTAGAACTTAGCCGTACCGCCTTTGGAATTCGGATGCGGACTCTACTCAAACAAACCCAATTAATGGCGGCCACCTTAGCCGAATTACCCCTAGAGAAAGCGGCTTACAGCCTCCAGGAACTCCGCTATATTAGTGGCGCTCATGAGCTGACTTTGCTTAATACCCGCGGGCAAGTCATTACCTCAGCTACCCACGACCCTGAGACCATTGTCCCAGACCACCCCAATGATGTTATCTTATTTCAGCTCCGCCAAGGGCAAGATTATGTTGCCCTGGATCCCGTCGGGGACTCAGGACTGCATTTGCGGGCCGTGGTTAATTTGCCGGCTACGCGCACTGATACCGAAGCATTGATATTACAGGCTTTATTTCCCATAGCAGACCGATTAAGCACCCTGGCCGATAGTGTTCAAGATGCTTATGATCAATACAAACAGCTAGCTTACCTGCGCAGACCACTTATCTATAGCTTTACCTTGACACTCTCTCTAATCGTACTCCTCACGCTACTAGCAGCCGTATGGACAGCATTTTTTCTAGCACGGCGCTTAGCCTCCCCGGTAACGGATCTTGCCCAAGGCACCCGGGCCGTTGCTAGGGGCGACTACGATACTCAACTACCTTCCCACAGTCACGATGAATTGGGATTTCTCGTGGACTCTTTCAACCAAATGACGCGGCGTTTGAGTCAGGCCCGGGATTCTGCCCACGCTAGCCAGCAACAACTGGAGAAGCAACGGCGCTATTTAAAAGCCGTACTGGGTAGTTTATCTTCTGGGGTTATTACCCTGGATAATGCGCAACGGATTCGCACCGCCAATATTACCGCAGGAGAAATTCTCAGCGTAGATCTCCGCCGCTATACCGGACAAGTTCTAGAGAAGATCGCTCGCCATCATCCGGAAGTACAGGAATTTATCGAATTGCTCCACCCCTATCTAAAAAGCTGCCATCAGGAATGGCGCAAAGAAATCATCCGGCATCAGGAAAATGGCCGTCAATTTCTGATGTGCCGAGGCGCCCCCCTGCCAGGCGATGCCGGTCAAGTAATCGTATTTGATGATGCCACCGCCTTTGTCCAAGCGCAGCGGAACGCCGCATGGGGCGAAGTCGCCCGACGCCTAGCCCATGAGATTAAAAACCCACTCACGCCTATCCAGCTCTCCGCAGAACGGCTACGACGTAAATATCTTAAACTTCTGCCCACTGATCAGATCCAGCCCTTAGATCGATTAACCCATACCATTATTGCCCAGGTAGAGGCCATGAAAGAGATGGTGAATGCTTTTTCCGAGTATGCTCGCAATCCGGCCCTACAACAGCAATCATTGGATTTCAACAGCTTGGTTAAAGAAGTATTGGAACTCTACCGGGGTGATGAAAACAAATTATATATTGAGACCCAACTGGCTCCCCAACCCCTTTGGCTGCTAGCCGATCCCAGCCGTCTACGCCAATTGCTCCATAATTTACTCAAAAATGCACTTGAGGCTATGGCCAATTCTCCAAAAACTCCCCACATTACCGTCCAAACCCGCTACCGTGAAGACAAAAAAAGAGAGTGGGTAGAACTTCAAATTATCGATCAAGGCCCAGGCATCCCTCCTGAATTATATCAAAATCTATTTGAACCCTACGTTTCTACGCGTCCTAAGGGCACAGGATTAGGGCTGGCCATTGTCAAGCGTATTGTGGAGGAGCAAGGAGGCCATGTTGCGGCCAGAAATCCTCCCGGCGGGGGCGCATGTCTCATTATCCAATTGCCCTGCCAAACGGCCTCGCAACCCCTCTTGGAGATACACCGATGA
- a CDS encoding sigma-54-dependent transcriptional regulator, whose amino-acid sequence MTVPHILVVDDEPDIRILIREILEDENYRVSIAENGTTARQVWQNDPPDLLLLDIWIPDIDGISLLREWIQGHPKGAPVIMMSGHGTVETAVQAIRLGAVDYIEKPLSMAKLLLTVEKTLATSYELPSPSKIGERSPPLLEPAGKSLLMTKLREQARRMADDEAPILLIGEPGSGKNPFAQYLHAVRSSRCEGPFTAVDIASLKPESQDLELFGESLDHQNQPGILLEEGRRGTVFLNGIEALSPISQRRLYGLIDTAASMGTITSEQRFPRLVAATSVDLLQLVEAGRFQEDLFYQLSVLPLAIPPLREHPEDIPELLNYFVNLLVEQEGYPYRHFSVAAQNRLRNYNWPGNVQELRNLVRRLLIIGGGTEIGLAEVEASLKPISITGTPLSIDLGLPLREAREQFERLYLEHKLRETGGNVGKAAKLVEMERTHLYRKLRALGIDAKQLGNQE is encoded by the coding sequence ATGACAGTGCCCCATATTTTAGTGGTGGACGATGAACCTGACATTCGAATCTTGATTCGTGAAATTCTAGAAGACGAGAACTACCGGGTGAGCATCGCCGAAAATGGCACCACCGCCCGCCAAGTATGGCAAAACGATCCCCCTGACCTCCTCTTGCTGGATATCTGGATACCGGACATTGACGGTATTAGCTTACTGCGGGAATGGATTCAAGGCCACCCTAAGGGAGCACCCGTCATTATGATGTCAGGGCACGGTACGGTAGAAACCGCCGTCCAAGCAATCCGCCTAGGGGCTGTTGACTATATTGAAAAACCCCTTTCCATGGCCAAGCTACTGCTCACGGTGGAAAAAACCCTCGCAACCTCCTATGAGCTACCCTCTCCCAGCAAAATAGGCGAACGCTCCCCCCCCCTTCTAGAACCCGCGGGTAAGAGCCTGCTGATGACTAAACTGCGGGAACAGGCGCGGCGCATGGCAGACGACGAGGCCCCCATACTGCTCATCGGAGAGCCGGGAAGCGGCAAGAACCCATTTGCCCAATACCTTCATGCCGTTCGCTCTTCCAGATGCGAAGGCCCGTTTACTGCAGTCGATATTGCAAGTTTGAAACCAGAATCCCAAGATCTGGAGCTATTTGGGGAAAGCTTAGATCACCAAAATCAGCCAGGAATATTATTAGAAGAGGGGAGGAGAGGCACTGTATTTCTCAATGGGATAGAAGCGTTAAGCCCGATCAGTCAACGCCGACTATATGGCCTTATTGACACTGCCGCCTCTATGGGGACAATAACTTCAGAACAACGCTTTCCACGCTTGGTGGCCGCCACCAGCGTGGACCTGCTCCAACTTGTTGAAGCCGGCCGCTTTCAGGAAGATCTTTTCTATCAACTTAGCGTTTTACCTTTAGCTATTCCCCCACTCCGAGAGCATCCTGAAGATATCCCCGAATTGCTTAATTATTTTGTTAATCTCCTGGTGGAACAAGAAGGATACCCTTACCGCCATTTTAGCGTTGCCGCTCAAAACCGCCTCCGCAATTATAATTGGCCGGGAAATGTTCAGGAATTACGTAATTTAGTCCGGCGCTTGCTGATTATTGGCGGCGGAACAGAAATTGGTTTAGCTGAAGTTGAAGCCAGTCTAAAACCCATTTCGATCACGGGCACCCCCCTTTCCATTGATCTGGGGCTCCCACTACGGGAAGCCCGGGAACAATTCGAGCGGCTTTATCTGGAGCATAAATTACGGGAAACTGGAGGCAATGTGGGCAAGGCTGCAAAATTAGTCGAAATGGAACGGACCCATCTATACCGTAAACTACGGGCTCTGGGAATTGATGCTAAGCAGTTGGGAAATCAAGAGTAA
- the trkA gene encoding Trk system potassium transporter TrkA, with protein MKIIILGAGQVGASVAVNLASEANDITLVDTNGKLLQSLQDRLDIRTVQGWASHPDVLAQAGAEDTDMIVAVTSSDETNMIACQIAYSLFHTPTKVARVRAAGYLAYPELFSTKTLPIDVLISPEQLVTDYIKRLIDNPGTFQVLDFADGRVQLVAVRAYYGGLLVGHQLRELSEHIPGVETRVAAIFRQDKSISPQGSTVIEADDEVFFIAAQKDIPKVMGELRRLDNPYKRIMLGGGGSIGQRLAQALEEHYQVKIIETDPKRARVLSEELHKSIVLQGDAASEELLLEENIEDTDIYCALTNDDEINILSAMLAKRLGAGKVMSLINRAAYVDLVESGAVDIAVSPQQATISSLLAHIRHGDVVAAHSLRRGAAEALEAVAHGDPSSSKVIGRAIEEIKLPPGTTIGAIARNEEVLMAHHDTIIESGDHVILFLVDKHHVPDVERLFQVGFTFL; from the coding sequence ATGAAAATCATTATTTTAGGTGCAGGCCAAGTAGGCGCCTCGGTAGCGGTTAATCTAGCCAGCGAAGCTAACGATATTACCCTCGTGGATACCAATGGCAAATTACTGCAAAGCCTCCAGGATCGTTTAGATATCCGAACCGTACAAGGCTGGGCCTCCCATCCCGATGTCCTTGCTCAAGCCGGCGCTGAAGACACGGATATGATTGTGGCAGTCACTAGTAGCGATGAAACCAATATGATTGCCTGTCAAATCGCCTATAGCCTGTTTCATACCCCCACCAAGGTGGCCCGGGTCCGCGCCGCCGGCTATTTAGCCTATCCAGAGTTGTTTTCCACCAAAACCTTACCTATCGACGTGCTAATCAGCCCGGAGCAACTGGTCACTGATTATATTAAGCGCTTGATCGATAATCCAGGTACTTTTCAAGTCCTGGACTTCGCCGATGGAAGGGTCCAATTAGTGGCGGTAAGAGCCTATTATGGCGGTTTACTGGTCGGCCACCAGCTCCGGGAATTATCCGAACACATCCCCGGCGTAGAGACTCGGGTAGCGGCCATCTTCCGCCAAGACAAGTCCATTTCTCCTCAAGGTAGCACGGTTATCGAGGCAGATGATGAAGTGTTTTTCATTGCCGCGCAAAAAGACATTCCTAAAGTCATGGGGGAACTGCGCCGCTTGGACAATCCCTATAAGCGGATCATGCTCGGTGGTGGCGGCAGCATCGGCCAGCGCCTAGCTCAAGCGCTGGAAGAGCACTATCAAGTTAAAATCATCGAAACTGATCCTAAACGGGCACGAGTCCTCTCTGAGGAGCTCCATAAAAGCATCGTCCTGCAGGGCGATGCAGCTAGTGAAGAACTCCTGCTAGAGGAGAATATCGAAGATACGGATATTTATTGCGCCTTAACCAACGATGATGAAATTAACATTCTTTCCGCCATGCTTGCCAAACGGCTAGGCGCTGGCAAAGTTATGTCCTTAATCAACCGGGCGGCCTATGTGGATCTGGTGGAAAGCGGGGCTGTGGATATTGCTGTCTCCCCCCAACAGGCTACCATTAGCAGCTTGCTGGCTCACATCCGCCATGGCGATGTGGTGGCTGCCCATTCTTTACGCCGGGGGGCAGCCGAGGCGTTGGAAGCTGTAGCCCATGGAGATCCTTCTTCCTCCAAAGTCATTGGCCGGGCCATTGAAGAGATCAAGCTCCCGCCGGGCACCACTATCGGCGCTATTGCGCGAAATGAAGAAGTGCTGATGGCCCACCACGATACAATCATTGAATCCGGCGATCATGTCATCTTATTTTTAGTAGACAAGCACCACGTCCCGGATGTGGAGCGTTTGTTCCAGGTAGGCTTTACTTTCCTCTGA
- the uvrA gene encoding excinuclease ABC subunit UvrA, with amino-acid sequence MNRICIRGARTHNLKNIDLDLPRERLIVITGLSGSGKSSLAFDTLYAEGQRRYVESLSAYARQFLSLMEKPDVDHMEGLSPAIAIEQKSTSHNPRSTVGTITEIYDYLRLLYARAGEPRCPEHGIILAAQTVSQMVDQVLGLPEGGRYMLLAPIVEGRKGEHLQVLENLLRRGFIRARIDGEVVELEQAPQLDGNKKHTIEAVVDRFKVRPDLQLRLAESFETAIQLSDGLARVASLEESALAEQVFSAHLACPVCRYSLSELEPRLFSFNNPKGACPSCEGLGVKPFFDSSRVVAHPELSLAAGAVRGWDRRNAYYYQMILSLARHYGFEVDLPFQDLPEAVRRVVLYGSGQEKITFRYLDSQDKQTIRRHAFEGVIPNMERHYRETETSAVREELARYLAVQVCPACQGTRLRQEARHVFVADYSLPEITALPVGQAQSLFSQLCLPGRRGAIANPILKEIQDRLGFLINVGLGYLTLNRRAETLSGGEAQRIRLASQIGAGLVGVMYILDEPSVGLHQRDHQRLLETLIRLRDRGNTVIVVEHDEEAIRAADQVIDMGPGAGRHGGEIVAQGTPLEIMANPASLTGQYLKGQKEIPMPCQRVPFNTSRLLSLRGAHGNNLDQVDLDIPLGAMTCITGVSGSGKSTLINDTLLRAATRILHRASVESAPYESIEGLEHLDKVIAIDQNPIGRTPRSNPATYTGFFASIRSLFAGTHEARSRGYGPGRFSFNVKGGRCESCQGDGLIKVEMHFLPDLYVACDVCQGKRYNRETLEIRYKGKSIDEILAMTVEEAQDFFANVPAVARKLLTLLEVGLSYITLGQNAVTLSGGEAQRIKLAKELARRDTGRTLYILDEPTTGLHFHDIAQLLQVLLRLRDGGNTIVIIEHHLDVIKTADWIVDLGPEGGEGGGRIIATGTPETVAACQASYTGRYLARILPKAKRGQSPVAAKP; translated from the coding sequence ATGAATCGGATTTGCATCCGTGGGGCGCGGACCCATAATTTGAAGAACATTGATCTGGATCTGCCCAGGGAACGGTTAATCGTTATTACCGGGCTGTCGGGTTCAGGAAAGTCATCTCTGGCTTTTGATACGCTTTATGCTGAAGGGCAGCGCCGTTATGTGGAGTCTCTCTCGGCCTATGCTCGCCAGTTTCTCTCCCTTATGGAAAAGCCCGATGTAGATCATATGGAAGGGCTTTCCCCGGCCATTGCCATCGAGCAAAAATCCACTTCCCATAATCCCCGCTCCACCGTCGGCACCATCACCGAAATCTACGATTATTTGCGCTTGCTCTATGCTCGCGCCGGCGAGCCCCGTTGCCCGGAGCATGGGATTATCCTGGCGGCCCAGACGGTGAGTCAAATGGTGGATCAGGTTTTGGGCCTTCCGGAAGGAGGGCGATACATGTTGCTGGCGCCGATAGTGGAAGGGCGCAAGGGAGAGCATCTGCAAGTGCTGGAGAATCTGCTGAGGCGGGGCTTTATCCGGGCCAGGATTGATGGTGAAGTGGTAGAGCTGGAGCAAGCGCCTCAACTGGATGGTAATAAAAAACATACCATCGAGGCAGTGGTGGATCGTTTCAAAGTCCGCCCTGATCTCCAATTGCGCCTGGCGGAGTCCTTCGAGACGGCCATACAGTTATCCGATGGCTTGGCTCGGGTAGCTTCTTTGGAGGAATCGGCCCTAGCGGAGCAAGTGTTTTCCGCCCACTTGGCTTGCCCCGTTTGTCGCTATTCTTTAAGCGAATTGGAACCCCGGTTATTTTCCTTTAATAACCCCAAGGGCGCTTGTCCTAGTTGCGAGGGGCTGGGTGTAAAGCCGTTTTTTGATTCCTCCCGGGTGGTGGCCCATCCTGAGTTGAGTTTGGCTGCGGGCGCGGTTCGGGGTTGGGATCGGCGCAATGCTTATTACTACCAGATGATTCTTTCCCTGGCCCGGCACTATGGCTTTGAGGTAGACCTCCCTTTCCAAGATTTGCCCGAAGCAGTACGCAGGGTAGTACTTTACGGCAGTGGCCAGGAGAAAATTACCTTTCGTTATCTCGATAGCCAAGACAAGCAGACTATCCGCCGCCATGCTTTCGAAGGGGTGATTCCCAATATGGAGCGCCATTACCGGGAGACCGAGACCTCGGCGGTGCGAGAAGAATTGGCTCGCTATTTAGCCGTGCAGGTTTGCCCGGCATGCCAGGGTACCCGGCTGCGCCAGGAGGCGCGCCATGTATTCGTGGCGGATTATAGTCTGCCTGAAATCACCGCCTTGCCTGTAGGGCAGGCGCAGAGCTTGTTTTCCCAGCTATGTTTACCGGGTCGCCGAGGGGCCATTGCAAACCCAATCCTCAAGGAGATCCAAGACCGGCTAGGCTTCTTGATCAATGTCGGGTTGGGTTATTTAACTTTGAATCGGCGCGCGGAGACCCTCTCCGGTGGCGAGGCCCAACGAATCCGACTGGCCAGCCAGATTGGAGCCGGTTTGGTGGGAGTGATGTATATTCTGGATGAGCCTTCTGTTGGTTTGCATCAGCGGGATCATCAGCGGTTGCTGGAGACCTTGATCCGCCTCCGCGATCGGGGCAACACAGTCATTGTGGTGGAGCACGATGAGGAGGCGATCCGGGCGGCTGATCAGGTGATTGATATGGGTCCTGGCGCGGGCAGGCATGGGGGGGAGATCGTGGCCCAAGGCACGCCGCTAGAGATTATGGCTAATCCGGCTTCCTTGACTGGGCAGTATCTCAAGGGACAGAAAGAAATCCCCATGCCCTGCCAGCGGGTGCCCTTCAATACTTCCCGCCTGCTTTCTTTACGGGGGGCTCATGGCAATAATCTGGATCAGGTGGATTTGGATATTCCCCTAGGAGCGATGACCTGTATCACAGGAGTTTCCGGCTCGGGTAAATCCACCTTAATCAATGACACCCTGTTGCGGGCGGCGACTCGAATTCTTCATCGAGCCTCGGTTGAGTCTGCCCCTTATGAAAGCATTGAGGGCTTGGAACATCTGGATAAGGTGATCGCTATCGATCAAAATCCCATTGGCCGCACGCCCCGTTCCAACCCGGCCACTTATACTGGATTTTTTGCTTCTATTCGCAGCCTATTCGCGGGCACACATGAGGCTCGCTCTCGGGGCTATGGGCCGGGTCGTTTCAGTTTTAATGTCAAGGGAGGACGCTGCGAATCTTGCCAAGGTGATGGGCTAATCAAGGTAGAGATGCACTTTCTTCCCGATCTCTATGTGGCCTGCGATGTTTGCCAGGGCAAACGCTATAATCGGGAAACCCTGGAGATTCGCTATAAGGGCAAAAGTATTGATGAAATATTAGCAATGACGGTGGAAGAAGCGCAGGATTTCTTTGCCAATGTTCCGGCAGTAGCCCGAAAGCTGCTGACTTTGCTAGAGGTGGGACTCTCCTATATCACGCTAGGGCAAAATGCAGTTACCCTCTCGGGCGGCGAGGCCCAGCGGATCAAACTGGCGAAAGAGCTAGCCAGGCGGGATACGGGGCGGACTCTGTACATTCTAGATGAGCCGACCACGGGGTTGCATTTTCATGATATTGCCCAGCTTCTCCAAGTATTATTGCGGTTGCGGGATGGGGGCAATACCATTGTGATCATTGAACACCATTTGGATGTCATCAAGACGGCTGACTGGATTGTCGATTTGGGTCCCGAGGGAGGGGAAGGGGGAGGAAGGATTATCGCTACCGGGACGCCTGAGACGGTGGCTGCCTGCCAAGCTTCCTATACTGGACGTTATCTGGCTCGGATTTTACCCAAGGCCAAGCGAGGCCAATCCCCGGTAGCAGCAAAGCCATGA
- a CDS encoding MFS transporter: MKQNKAKRRFTLGMTLLERRSLFSLAGIYSLRMLGLFLILPVFSLYAHDLQGATPALIGLALGAYGITQALLQIPFGLLSDRIGRKPIITAGLILFALGSIVAAMADTIAGVIIGRALQGTGAIAAAVMALVADLTREEQRTKAMALIGLSIGMSFAVALAAGPVLNQWIGVPGLFWLTAILAVLGIAVLHLGVPQVTAPRHHLDVEPAPQQFLRVLGDFQLMRLALGIFFLHLLLTASFVVLPISLRDESGLDPAYHGYVYLPVLVTSIIAMVPFIILAEKKRRMKEVFIGAVAVLGLAELAWRFFHPSLAGTIVALWLFFTAFNLLEATLPSLVSKQSPAGSKGTAMGVYSTCQFLGAFVGGWAGGAVYGYFGFEGVFTFCAGIVALWLIFAATMEPPQYLRSQTLSIGKVNPDEAQLLAKRLAQVTGVADVVVVAEEGIAYLKVDDERLDKAALTEIGPEQMQSTQPSI, translated from the coding sequence ATGAAGCAAAATAAAGCAAAACGCCGATTCACCTTGGGGATGACGCTTTTAGAGCGCCGCAGCCTCTTCTCCCTGGCTGGCATCTATTCCCTGCGTATGTTGGGATTATTTCTAATTCTGCCGGTCTTCTCCCTCTATGCCCATGATCTCCAGGGCGCTACCCCTGCCTTGATTGGCCTGGCCCTGGGCGCCTATGGGATTACCCAAGCACTGCTCCAGATTCCCTTCGGTTTACTCTCTGACCGTATTGGGCGCAAACCGATCATCACTGCTGGCCTGATCTTATTCGCCCTTGGGAGCATTGTGGCCGCTATGGCCGACACCATCGCCGGAGTCATCATTGGCCGGGCACTGCAAGGTACCGGCGCTATTGCGGCGGCGGTTATGGCGCTGGTGGCCGATCTAACCCGGGAAGAGCAGCGGACCAAGGCCATGGCTTTAATTGGCCTCTCTATTGGCATGTCTTTTGCCGTTGCCCTGGCAGCAGGACCGGTACTCAACCAGTGGATCGGGGTACCGGGACTGTTCTGGCTGACCGCCATTCTAGCGGTCTTAGGAATCGCCGTGCTTCACCTAGGTGTTCCCCAGGTAACAGCACCCCGTCACCACCTGGACGTGGAACCCGCGCCTCAGCAGTTTCTCCGCGTGCTGGGAGATTTTCAGCTGATGCGCCTAGCGTTGGGAATCTTTTTTCTGCACCTTCTGCTGACCGCTAGCTTCGTGGTCCTGCCCATTAGTTTACGGGATGAAAGTGGTCTTGATCCTGCTTATCATGGTTATGTTTACCTGCCGGTATTGGTGACTTCCATCATCGCCATGGTGCCCTTTATCATTTTGGCGGAAAAAAAACGCCGCATGAAAGAAGTGTTTATTGGCGCAGTAGCGGTGCTGGGCTTGGCGGAATTGGCCTGGCGCTTCTTTCATCCCTCTCTGGCAGGCACTATCGTTGCTTTATGGCTGTTCTTCACTGCCTTTAATCTGTTGGAAGCCACCTTGCCCTCTCTGGTCTCTAAGCAAAGCCCCGCCGGAAGTAAGGGTACCGCCATGGGAGTTTACTCCACCTGCCAATTTCTGGGGGCCTTTGTAGGCGGCTGGGCCGGCGGAGCCGTTTACGGGTATTTTGGCTTTGAAGGGGTCTTCACCTTTTGTGCTGGCATCGTAGCCTTGTGGCTAATCTTTGCCGCCACCATGGAGCCGCCCCAATACTTGCGCAGTCAAACCCTTTCTATCGGAAAAGTGAATCCTGATGAGGCTCAGCTTCTGGCGAAACGCCTTGCCCAAGTCACCGGCGTTGCCGATGTGGTAGTAGTTGCCGAAGAAGGGATAGCCTATCTCAAAGTGGATGATGAACGGCTGGATAAAGCTGCTCTTACTGAAATTGGGCCAGAGCAGATGCAATCGACTCAACCTTCAATATAG
- the ssb gene encoding single-stranded DNA-binding protein, with protein sequence MASRGVNKVILVGNLGRDPEVRYTASGGAIANITLATSETWKDKTTGEQQERTEWHRVVFFGRLGEIAGEYLKKGAKIYVEGRLQTRKWQGQDGQDRYTTEIVASEMQMLDRATGGSAPYNEDNSMPRGGTAGHPPHSPSSPQPRPSAPPSSSNDDFEDDIPF encoded by the coding sequence ATGGCATCAAGGGGCGTTAACAAAGTCATCCTGGTAGGTAACCTGGGGCGCGATCCGGAAGTTCGTTATACCGCCAGCGGCGGAGCCATTGCCAATATCACCCTAGCGACTTCAGAAACCTGGAAAGATAAAACCACCGGCGAGCAGCAAGAGCGTACCGAATGGCACCGGGTGGTATTCTTCGGTCGCCTGGGGGAAATTGCCGGGGAGTATCTAAAAAAAGGCGCCAAAATTTATGTGGAAGGCCGCCTCCAAACTCGTAAGTGGCAGGGCCAAGACGGTCAGGACCGTTATACTACCGAGATTGTCGCCAGCGAAATGCAAATGCTGGATCGGGCCACAGGTGGTAGCGCCCCCTATAACGAGGATAATAGCATGCCAAGAGGAGGAACCGCGGGACACCCTCCTCACTCCCCATCCAGCCCTCAACCCCGGCCTTCAGCTCCCCCCTCCTCTAGCAATGACGATTTCGAGGATGATATTCCCTTTTGA
- a CDS encoding IS630 transposase-related protein: MRCSIDLRKRVIDFVRGGGSKAEAARRFQVGRASIYRWLSQDDALCYERPGPRRSHKLDWEALRVHVEDKAALTYKERARHFGVSYYCIWHAMHKMGLTRKKNDGVHAAL, translated from the coding sequence ATGAGATGTTCAATTGATTTGCGCAAACGAGTAATCGATTTTGTAAGGGGCGGTGGAAGCAAGGCGGAAGCGGCCCGGAGATTTCAGGTAGGCCGCGCGAGCATTTATCGCTGGTTGTCGCAGGATGATGCGCTGTGTTACGAGCGTCCCGGCCCTCGCCGTTCACACAAGCTGGACTGGGAGGCTTTACGGGTCCATGTGGAAGACAAGGCTGCTCTCACCTATAAAGAACGCGCCCGGCATTTTGGCGTTTCGTATTACTGTATTTGGCATGCGATGCACAAAATGGGGTTAACCCGTAAAAAAAATGACGGGGTACACGCAGCGCTGTAA
- a CDS encoding IS630 family transposase codes for MKRKSFLRLRERYRRRGKRFVYLDESGFEPEVSRRYAYAPKGRRVYGLISGHRRPRTSLLAARMDEGFEAPFLFEGTCNTAVFNAWLEKELCPLLNSNHIVIMDNAPFHKAVSSREIIKKTGAGILFLPPYSPDFNPIEKDFGNIKKIREYNEHETLENIVAAYQ; via the coding sequence ATGAAAAGAAAGAGCTTTCTTCGCCTTCGTGAACGCTATCGCCGCCGCGGCAAAAGATTTGTCTATCTTGATGAAAGCGGTTTTGAGCCGGAGGTTTCCCGTCGTTACGCTTACGCTCCAAAGGGGCGGCGTGTTTATGGTCTGATCTCCGGTCATCGCAGACCGCGAACCTCTTTATTGGCCGCCCGTATGGATGAAGGCTTTGAAGCGCCGTTTCTATTTGAGGGAACCTGTAACACGGCTGTGTTCAATGCATGGCTGGAAAAAGAGCTTTGCCCCTTGCTCAACAGCAACCACATTGTCATCATGGATAATGCTCCGTTCCACAAAGCCGTTTCTTCACGTGAAATCATCAAAAAAACAGGGGCGGGAATTTTATTCCTCCCCCCTTATTCCCCTGACTTTAACCCCATAGAAAAAGACTTCGGAAATATCAAAAAAATCAGAGAATACAACGAACATGAAACCCTTGAGAATATCGTTGCAGCGTATCAGTAA
- a CDS encoding HTH-like domain-containing protein gives MNENEIYERIKQVLADAPRNQYTAELHLQMIKYADELKNITAKEFCEGVGLRSSFGTEFSKMRNLTQRLKAAGLKTELI, from the coding sequence ATGAACGAAAACGAGATTTATGAGCGCATCAAACAGGTTTTGGCTGATGCCCCTCGCAATCAATACACCGCTGAGCTGCATCTGCAAATGATCAAATATGCCGATGAACTGAAGAACATCACCGCCAAAGAGTTCTGTGAAGGGGTTGGGCTAAGAAGCAGTTTTGGTACTGAATTTAGCAAAATGCGCAACCTTACCCAGCGCTTGAAAGCGGCAGGGTTGAAGACTGAACTAATATAG